The following proteins are co-located in the Molothrus ater isolate BHLD 08-10-18 breed brown headed cowbird chromosome 29, BPBGC_Mater_1.1, whole genome shotgun sequence genome:
- the LOC118695881 gene encoding LOW QUALITY PROTEIN: scale keratin-like (The sequence of the model RefSeq protein was modified relative to this genomic sequence to represent the inferred CDS: deleted 2 bases in 1 codon) — protein MAALSCRAPSHPTKMSCYDLCPPRSSTELCPPRTSVAVPQPIAESCNELCARQCPDSSAFIQPPPVVVTFPGPILSSFPQQAVVGSSGAPAFGGSLGLGGLYGAGATQASGGLCTFGRAYAAPACSPCALPRYSKKLWDTCGPC, from the exons atggctgccCTCTCTTGCAGAGCACCCTCGCATCCCACT AAGATGTCCTGCTACGACCTGTGTCCACCCAGGAGCAGCACggagctgtgcccacccaggACCAGcgtggctgtgccccagcccatcGCTGAGAGCTGCAACGAGCTGTGCGCCCGCCAGTGCCCCGACTCCTCTGCCTTCATCCAGCCCCCGCCCGTGGTGGTCACCTTCCCCggccccatcctcagctccttcccccagcaggcCGTGGTGGGCTCCTCCGGAGCACCGGCCTTTGgcggctccctggggctgggcggCCTCTACGGCGCCGGCGCCACCCAGGCCTCGGGGGGCCTCTGCACCTTTGGCAGAGCCTACGCTGCTCCCGCCTGCAGCCCTTGCGCTCTGCCCCGCTACAGCAAGAAGCTCTGGGACACCTGTGGGCCGTGCTAG